The genomic DNA CTTGCCGATGAAGCGTGCGAACGTCTTCCGTCCTTGATGCGCGTTGAGGTGCCAGGGCTTTCCTTGATGGAGCGGCAGGTCGAGCATCGTTCGAAAGCTGCTGTTCAGCCGGCCGCCGAAGGCTCCACTGTGTGGGATGCCGATAGGCTGTCGCAGCAGCGTTGGATCCCGCGTCAGCATCCACAAATTGTCTGTCCCAAGCTTCTTGCGGATGGGTGCCGACAACCGCTCCAGCACGTCGATGACGCGGACCACGGGTTCGGGTGCGATCCAGCGGTGAGGCTGACCACCGTCGCCTGTCGCCATCTTGTAAATCCGTCCATGCAGATAGGTGACCTGCTGACCATCAGGACCGATATGGCGCTCTATGCATCCGGCCTCGAGCCCGAGGATTTCTGAGACCCGCGCGCCGACGAGCCAGGCGATCACCACGAAGCAGGCATCGTAGATGCGCTCGATCAAGGCATGGATGCCTTTCAACTGCACGACCGGCGCGTGCCAGGGACTGTCTTCATTCGGCAAGGTGGAGAAGGTGAAGTCGTCGAGCATCCGGTGAGCCTGTCCTTCGTCCCCAGGCGTCGGCCTCTTGCCGTCAATCCGATAGGCATAGGCAACCGCCGCCGAATCGCGGAGCGCGATCACGTCGTCAGCTGGCGTGCCGATGAGCCGCAAAGCCCCGCCGATCAGCGCCGTTGCAACCGGGTCGGGTGTGTAGGGAAAGCCTCGCTCCTGCCGATCGAGGCGCGGAAGTCGGGGCCCGTGTTCATCCAGGAATCTCCGAAGATCATTCGGAACGCCATCAATCAGCTTCTCCCGTTGGGCATGGAGGCGCGACAGCATCGACAGATAGCCGGCCCGGGTGGCAAGCGACAGCGCTTCGCCCTTCCGTCCCGGGCGCTCCCGCAATGTTGTCATGAACCGGCCGGCAGC from Mesorhizobium sp. NZP2077 includes the following:
- a CDS encoding integrase, which codes for MVSERYDCFGQLDASAAGRFMTTLRERPGRKGEALSLATRAGYLSMLSRLHAQREKLIDGVPNDLRRFLDEHGPRLPRLDRQERGFPYTPDPVATALIGGALRLIGTPADDVIALRDSAAVAYAYRIDGKRPTPGDEGQAHRMLDDFTFSTLPNEDSPWHAPVVQLKGIHALIERIYDACFVVIAWLVGARVSEILGLEAGCIERHIGPDGQQVTYLHGRIYKMATGDGGQPHRWIAPEPVVRVIDVLERLSAPIRKKLGTDNLWMLTRDPTLLRQPIGIPHSGAFGGRLNSSFRTMLDLPLHQGKPWHLNAHQGRKTFARFIGKRDRTGLHALQEHLGHVSRVMTDTAYVGTDYELAELINDEILKETRAALEDLLTASNLSGHAGRMIASRSPFRGRTHDGDLGEYIDFIVKDSGMVLGVCDWGYCLYRREHSACQGDDHGPNAVLRTQSVCARCANFAVSERHRAVWEDRKVRNAQLLRHPALDDESRELAQERILECDRILRGLAGESDSVR